The genomic window ATATAAAACTTTTAATAGAGCAGACTTAATACTATGATGTTTCCTTAACCCAGACTGGAAAGTTTCAAAAGTACTttgcaattaaaaaataacaacTTTCTCTAAAacttcagaaataattggtaaatTGGAAATTGGTCTAAAATTAGATAAGACTGTTGAGTCAAGATTTGGCTTTTTAAGCAGGGGTGTAACAGTAGCATGTTTAAGGTATTCCAGGGCAATCCCTGTAAGGAGACCCTTATTTATTATTGCTAAGATACTTGGCCCAACGAGGTCAAATACCTGAATAAGAAAACGTGTGGGGATGATGTCATACGGAGATGTAGTAGGTTTTAACTGCTTAATTATTTCAAGTGAGTTAAAAGAAATTGACTCaaattcattaaaaatcaatGTACAAGATGGAGGATCAGACTGATCATAATTTGAGAGTATAATATGCTGTCTAATATCAACTACTTTATCTGTGAAAAACCAAAGAAAACTTTCAAATACTGTAGTTGATGCATCAAAGTGAACAATAACATGAGGATTAATAACAGAATGTATAGTGGCAAAAAGAGTCCTAGGTCTATAACGACTTTTTGCTATAATGTCcgagaaatgtaagcgcagcgtagttctagcgggaagactcgcagctgtacatcatcgcaccattagcaaggtaactcctagccaatcatgcgTCAGCCATCActttataagtctgcttacaatctatcacattgctgtttcagggTGCCAAtacagcaacctccaccaccccaccgccaccagttgagtcccgtcctgcacaggggtaggctcctcgccccagCCTCCTATCTCCAGAAGGAtctgacggttccgagtacaacttcttcagactgccagacggggcttacaccaaaaatgagagacattacattcctggttcatattcatcaaataaatatcaTCTTAAACTTTAATtaagtctgtgagtcttcctgatagaaatactTAGACTTAGCAGCTTTCACTGCTTTCTGATATCTGTTTAGTGAGTCACATAACATTTGAAAAGACACTTGTAACTTGTCTTTTTTCCACTTCCGTTCAGCTCTTCGACAAGCCCATCTTAGTGCCTGTGTGGTGTTATTTAATCAAGGCTCAGACTTGggtttttgttgttttgctctcAAAGGAGCTACATAGTCTAAGATGACAGTACAAATAGAGTTAAACATCGTAAGATGTTCTTCTGCATTTAAATTACTGGAAGGGCATTCAAGGGCATAAAGTTGACAAGCTTCTTtcaataataatacagaaaactcATCACTAGATGTAGAACTGAACATGCGAGTCCAGTATACCGGCCTATTGGTTTTTGAGATTTGATTTAAAATAGAACAGGTAAACATAACAGGCTTATGATCAGAAAAACTTAAATCACAGATTTCAAGATCACAAATAGAAAATCCATGCAACAGAATAAGGTCTAGTATATGACCCTGTTTATGAGTGATCCTTTCACCATTTGGACCAAATCAAAAGAATCAATAATACTAATAAACTCCTTTGCCAAGGAATTTGAGTCACAGCAAACATAAATAAGTCCCCAACGATCAAGAGTCTATCGTATTTAAGAACAATTTCTCCTAAAAAATTTGAAAACTAATTTATAAAATCTTTGTTAGACTTAGGCGAACGATACACCACTGTGATCATTAGTGCTTGATCCTTATCCAACTGAAACAATAGTACTTCAAAACTTGAAAACATCTCTGTTGTTAAAGTCCGACAACACAACGGATGCTAGCCCTCCACCTTGTGTTGTTCTAGGgcagtttaaaaatgtacaatttgaGGGTGCAAGTTCAGAAAAGGGACTTATACCCCCGGCACTCAGCCAAGTCTCAGtcacaaataaaaaatccaaTTCATTAGAGGTGAAGAAATCATGCAAAATAAACTTCTTGTTTACCAGCGATCTAGCGTTAACCAGAGCCATCCTGATTCACATTGAAACGCCAGCCGGCTGTGTTGCATGACATAGTGGGCGAAGATTACAATGATTTACTCCGCCTCGACGAAGACGTGGCGACTGATGCTGGGGAAAATTCGATTAAATGTCCGGAGTCACAGGCAAAACCCATTGACGTGCCAACTCTAGCGATCGCCACGAGATGAAGCGGCCACAGCCAAACTCACGCTCAAGGTAATCCAGGTGAGGGCGAGGCAAAGGTAGGCGTGCTAGGCAGGATTTTATTTTAACCGCTATGCCTCCCCGCTTTCCTCTTTTTCTGCGGCGTTTTCTCCCAGGAAAGGTCCATGGCAGTCAGCGTAGACATGTTGGGACAGATGCCAAGAAGGGAGGGGGAGGGAAATTGGAGTGTGGTCCTCTCAGATCTTTGTTTGATAATACCTCAACTGTGTTTTTTATGTTGAGTTGCATTTAACGTATAccagcaaagtaaaaaaaaatatagattaaaaaagaaatataaaacaaaagaaacaagcTGGATAGCAGACGGCCAGCCACACACACTGGCGCCATCTTGCCTCGATCCAGatccacacatttttttcttatCATAAGCTAATTACACTAAGCacagactaaccctaaccccaaatgtaaaatttaactttttgcaTTTGTAGAAGTGAATTAAGACATGATTTAAGACTCTTTATTAACCTATTTTAATTTAGATGACATcccaaaaggattttttttaaagtctataTTTTTAACAGTTTTGTCCCCAAAAGTATCGAAGGTCAGAAACATATGTTTTATGTTTGCGTATGTGTCAAGTACAAGGAGAGATTACAGATACATAAGGACACTCTAAGCAAACCTGCCACGTAGATTTTGGAGCCCATTAGGCAGACGCTGGTGTCATAGCGAGGGGTGGGCATGGGAGGGAGAAGCGCCCACACGTCCTTGCGAAGGTCGTACTGCTGGAGAACACTTTTAGGCAGGAGGTCTGCTCCCATTCCCCCAACAGAAAGAGCCCTGCCATCTGATCAGAGACAAAGAGACTGAGATGAAGGTCTTTATTCTGAACAAAGAACTCTTGAGCAAAGCATTCATTCACCTTACAATGTCAAATACTCAGTAAACAAAGCATAAATGTTATAATTTTCAAGTGCTGATAGGCTAAAACAAAACTGCCAGTTCCTAGTCTTATTGCGCTCATCAGTgcatgttgttaaaaaaaatttaaataaatgttcaagtcacatcagaatgatcatatttacgaAATGAGCGCATATGAACACCACCACAAAGTCAATATCACCATTGGGAAACTGACTTTCCAAGTTGCTGGCGTGTCAATGAATGACTCATGGTGAAAGCAAATCGGTATTGGTCGTAATCATAGGTGTCATTTATGAGTGGGATGGGTGggacaaaactacatttcccatcactATATGTGGCCGCACGATAATGCAAAAATAGATAAAGCATATATTATCCACCTAATGCACAGCTTTGCTCTTcgttttgttgcattggtgctaaaaaagcttCCTGTCTTTGTCAGTAAGTGAAAAACAgagtaagaaatatgaaattgcaaaacggATCCATTCTTTGTGACTAAAATCACTTGAGCGCACATCACATCGTAATTACGACTTCTGACCTAGGAAGTACGAACATCCTAGGAGGAAAGGCAGCaagagaccacttttcacaatccagtaaAATCTAGATAGATAAATTAAGGGACGCTCTTGGATAGTCCCaccctatatgtatatatatatatatatttttttttttttgaatatcctgtttcccttGGAAATATGGCAGATTATGGAAATAAACGGGTAGCAAACACCATTTTATgattttaaagttgaagtgtataatttcagtGCCTCgagtgacaccaaatggaattgcaaaaattattattttctatcaggtttcccaaacacgccccccaccccacacacttCACCTacaattcttctgtttttgtacCTTTTACAGTTACAGAAAGCCCCATGGACGCCTCCCTCAACGAACATCTCTTTCGCCATTTGCCTTCCTCTGTGTTGTATACTTCCACTGCCTTTAAGGGGTGCTGATCCTTTCCCATCCCACCGACCACAAGGAGCTGCTTCCCTAAGACTGCCACTGCTGCCCCGGCTCTCGGCGTGGGTATCGGAGGAAGACTTACCCAGCGGTCCACCTCAGGGCAGTAGAGTTCAAGAGCGCTGGTTGGTCGACCCGATGCATCACAACCTCCTACCATATAGAGCTGCCCCCCGACATCAGCCAATGAGTGATACACACGGGCACTGGAGAGAGAAGCTAGGCTCTGCCAGTGAAACTCATGGGCCGAGGGCAGCGTCATCGCCCTGACCAACCAGCGAATGCAGTTTCTAGATGAGACCGCAGCCTTGATAAGACGACAAGACCAAATATGTCCACTTCGGGTTTTGGGGTCAGCACCTGTAAGACAGAGTTATTTGTTTACATggttatagagcacaacagttgaGCTTCAGAAGTACAAATCCCATACATTTTATCCATAGGCAAATTGATTTTCaccaataacttataaacctttaaagacagatctaccgtgaggtccgaggttgttaattgatgatatatgcttctgttggaGCAAATAATGGAGCATTACTTAAATTTccaattttaaagaaaatgtttcacaGTGGAATTTCTGGTCAATAACTACACCAATCATGATCCAGCAGATCCAACAAAGTGTGCCAAACAAGCCCATCACCGAGCATCCGCTCCCATGACGCAgagtgaatgacgcaatcgagttggtcttcctacactctcaaactactctgtatttgtatatatctgaatattttgcaacaaacttaaaatgtattgtttctatacttataatatgttgtgttccggtcattttgacccggacgactttttctttcttatgatttttttttttttttttgcttaatccaattggaatacaaTTCCAAGACATTGTTCACAAATGGTatctaaaaacaatttttttttttttaccatttccaTAAAATTTTTTggttttcactttgttacactagttgtgtttccggtcaaaaatgaccagctattggaaatgaatggattagactacaaaatacagaaatattctatattataatataaaagttcaggagcatcccaatcctttagatgagcatatatgtggatgtgtgtttgcacacataaAATCatcagacatgtgcacacacacaacacacacagttttaatgattattaatattaataaatactgtataactgTTTATTAATCATTGCTCCCTTTTATCATATTATTGTTGTGGTAATTTTATGTAAACAATAAGCCACTCAGCTTTGCGTTACAGTGACCACATTTAAGGGTTGTGCGTTTCTGCTTCATGTTGTGCCTATGAAGACTgcttacccatggtaaaatccTTGTAGTATCCCTCATTTAGCACTATACATTCTGATATAAAAAGCTTATATCTACACAATAATGTCTTTGGATCTAGAAAGAGAGGCTCACCTTTTTAAAAAGTATCCACGCCAACATACAGAAAGGCTCATTTTGTCTTATTTATGGCTGTAAAGTCTACTTAAGTTATGCAAACACTCATAAACCCTTTTTCCCCCATTCTATTTTCATCAAAGTGGAGGCAGAGATATGAGAGATGGCCCAGAATAGCATTATCACTTGATGCAATTGACGCAACCAATTTCACACAACTGTTCTGCTCTCTTCAGCTGTGTACACAATGAGTTTGAAGTGGGCTGTTGTACCAGAGCTTAGCATCCATCAGTAACCAAGCAACCATGATCTTCACCTCCCTCTATCTCCCTTAGTCCCTGTTCTTCTGGAGAACCAATTCCCCTGCTTCCCCTACAACAGGCCACCATCAATTATAGAATCTACAGAGGAATATACCACTTTCCCAGACTGGTGTCATAACCAGTGAACATAATCGTAACATTTGTGTTGCAGCTACATCACTCAAGTTAATACTATGTCAGCAAACAAAGGTGCAACACACTTTAAGGCTGAAACATATTTTACAAATTTGtaaactagggctgaaacgattaacgacgttatcgacaacgagactcaaatagtcgtttgatgtcatttaatgtaacataagATCACATTCAActaatgatgatgcgtgagagcagtactgcagttcacgcctgactgaggagaggtagaattacacagctcactaCTCCAGATGTACTCTAaattttccaaacagcttcaggtgatgtagatcgcaaagtatgagggaattataatgcaaaaatacaaaataagtaaatacagaagcactctcattgtggaataagtggaactggagctgccgctccgctgaagcaaaacttgcgtgtcttgtgtctttaaaggaaacacctcggcattacatctttaatgcagttatatttaatgcattatgtaaggaataattgatgacggaccgttgaattgttgaaaaataatgcacaccagggtggtaatgcggtcaccaCGCGGATCcatggtaactgtggtataagtgtaaattattctgcttataccatggttaccacaccttaagacatcgttcagggttttatctcaagacattttctggttttcgtccctaaaatgctcttatgataagaactactttcttctgccacgGATTCAGcttcttgctctgatacagctaaagccttcgttgctaattcaaaaacgtaattttagaactagcaatgaaggatgcgctgcttttctgtgtgtgtgtgtgtgtgtgtgtgtgtgtgtgtgtgtgtgtgtgtgtgtgtgtgtgtgagagaaagtgaaACGCGGTGCTTTCACTACAGCTATGTGAGGCctacattgaaacattaaaagttatttaggataatagaaactgttgtactgatcaagtcgcgggggtgcggctctatttgttggtcgtgactcgagtctcaatgtgtgtgcgtatatgtgtgtgtgtgtgagggtgtgtaagTGCGGGAGAGATGAGGGAGAGCGAGGactctttttaaccgaaattgaaataaatgtagtatatttgacgttcttaaccgatttactttaaccaatgtctttgtttcaatttgtaattttgttgtggtagcctgtagggctctttgaaataactgaaataatttg from Myxocyprinus asiaticus isolate MX2 ecotype Aquarium Trade chromosome 35, UBuf_Myxa_2, whole genome shotgun sequence includes these protein-coding regions:
- the LOC127426098 gene encoding kelch domain-containing protein 8A-like, whose protein sequence is MTLPSAHEFHWQSLASLSSARVYHSLADVGGQLYMVGGCDASGRPTSALELYCPEVDRWVSLPPIPTPRAGAAVAVLGKQLLVVGGMGKDQHPLKAVEVYNTEEGKWRKRCSLREASMGLSVTVKDGRALSVGGMGADLLPKSVLQQYDLRKDVWALLPPMPTPRYDTSVCLMGSKIYVAGGRQCKRLVKAFEVFDMESRTWLSLPSLPCKRSYSGVLWDRAGRLCWLGGLRQGGIHRSSKFTKNVNIFDTNQGLWLKSEDTVPLKTKRADFAAALVRGRMIVAGGLGHQPSVLDTVEAFHPEKRKWERLSPMATPRCSTSSIVIRDRLLVVGGVNQVPSSAHEILYVKEEEIL